Part of the Coregonus clupeaformis isolate EN_2021a chromosome 8, ASM2061545v1, whole genome shotgun sequence genome, ttttgacttaaatctgcttgaaaatctatggcaatggttgtctagcaatgatcaacaaccaatttgacagatctTGAAGAATTGTATAAAGTTGGCCGGCCGGCCAGATAGGTAGCTTCGACGTGGAAGACGGTAAGAAGAAACAGaaaccataaataaataaaaattaattcAGGGAATCTTTAAAAGAAACAGTTAGATTCATTGAATTTATCTCACAGGGACAATTATGCTGGGCACACCTGTAAGAGTGCAAAGCGGTTGTGAGTTGTGAAgaggatatactgtatgtcttgtGTTCTACAGTGGATGAAGGGGCGAGTTTCGCAATGTGTATGACGAGCCGGGGGGAACAGGCCACCCTGAACCAGTGGATCTCAGGCCTGCAGGAGACCAACCCCACCCAGTTCCGCCTGGAGGCCGAACCCAGGGAGCGGCATATCCTGAGCCTGGACACGGGTACAGACAGGGGGGAGATGAAGAAACAGGGGccagggcagagagacagacagagccagaTATTGTTGTGGAGGAGGGACATTGCCGTAGCCAGGGAGTGAAGCAGTAAACAGCTACAGGACTGTGACAGAGCCCATTTCTCTACCAGAGAAAGGATTACCTGGAGAGCTAGCTTTTATCACAGTGCATTTATCATAACTAACTCTCCCTTGTCAGGTCACTCCTGGCCCTCATCATAAAATCTGGTAATAGGATGACATTCAATAAGTGGATTTAATACGAAAGTATACTGTACCCATCTATTGTCAACTCGTATGATCTTGTATGTTTCAAGAAACCAAGCTTAGGTACTTAAGTATGTAACCTGATGCCCTCTAAACTCATTTAATGTTGTTGTAAATGTCTGACAGGGCTCTTGCAGGAACTTTTAATTTGCACCGTGTGTCAAGATTCAAGAAAGTCTCAAATCATCAgaaaacaatacattatttacacgGCTGATGTACGTCATCTCTTATGCGTAACCTACTGTATTCATACAATATTGTCATTATATTTGGAACTTTGTACCTCAGTGAAGGGTGACATCATACCCTAAATCTCAGTGTTGAAACTAGTGTGCATTTACATTAACTCAGTCAGTTGCCTTAAATGGTAAATATGTATCACCTTTTCAAAACATTTGAAGTGAATTATGCACAATTTTTACTTAACTTTATCCCCATTTTCAACAATACAGAAAGATACTGTTGAAATATGTGGGCTCATATACACTCTCCTTGATAGCAGGTACTATCAATAAATCAGAACCACTTTTAAAAGATACAAAAAGGGTTTATTAGTACCGAAAAGGCATTTGAACATTCCCTTTTAAAACAGATAAACAAGGTAGGAACCAATTCAAAGAGGAACATTCTAAAACAGGTAAAATCATACAGCTTGGTCAGTGTCCCCTGTACATTTACAGTTTGTCACAGCTGTACAAGAAAAAGTTCATCACAGTACAATCTGTTTTCAATGCAGTTTCAGTCTGTTAAGACAACAGAAGACTGACTTCCAAAGCTTTGTGCTCTACAGGACGTTGTTTTCAGCATATTGGTGAACCAAAAACAATGGAAATGGACATCTTTTCCACACATTTTCTGTTACATATAGGAAGTATACAAACATCCCAGCAACAGGGCCAATGGATCTTCaatctttttttgtttgtttaaaaagtaataaaaataaaacatatgctgATAATTGATTGTTAAAATCAGGGATAcaattaaataaaaattaaataattatGTATATTTGTTGCCGCTGACTGATTGTTCAGACTAAATAAAGGCATTAAAAAATATAGTTGATGTATACAGTATGAATAGACAAGGAAATATGAATCCGAAACAATGTGAGCAACCATTAAGTGATAGGCATTGAAATAATACATGAAAGGGTATTGCCATTTCACCACCCCTCTAAACAGAACTATCTGTGTTGTATTTACAGTGCAGAAATACATTTCTCAAATCACCATTACAAAAACAATGTTTACATTTATTAAAAAGGAAGAACATTTTATATTCCAGAACAATGATTTATTAaaacaatgttgttgttttgtgtgtCAAATAAGTATTTTGAAGAGTCAGTCTTGTAGATACAGTATGCTGCAAGAAAAATTATTATATACCAGTACTTTTTAGGACATATTTAGAATACCCTCATGCAAGGATGTCCCTTTTTGAAAAGGGAAGGAAAAAGAAACAGATGGTCTTTGACCTGAATAACAATTGATTGTTAATACAGTACAAAACTTTATACAAAACTGATAGTAATTGTGAGAAATATTAAATAAACATATCATTAAGTGAAATTataaaatgtactgtatgtacagacGAATATCAATCATTGAACAATTGATCACCTGTAGACCACTTCAATGGACGCATGGTCTCCAAGTCAAATTCACAGGTCTGCTATTTACCCTTAAAACCTGGATCATATTGATCCTGATACATTGAGAAGACCAAGGACATGTCATTCATTCAGATTGAAGAACATCACTGACCTGTTTGTCATGGACACATAACAGGGACGTTAAGTTAACCCAGTGCTGTAGACTGAGGGAGAGTCCTGACTGTGCTTTAGTATGTTATAAAGCATTATAGAGTCCAGTGACATCCCTCATTGATATTACGTTTTGGTGTTTAGGGCACAGGAGACATGGTGTAGCAGTAGTGAATGATGATCGCTACAAAATTGCGCTATCGAAAACAGCAAGAAGATACATACAttcgtgtgtgtgtatttatccCAGTTAATGAGGTAAAGCTTGCCTCTTGTGGTTCCATGTCCCCTATACAGGTATACAGTTCAAGTTTAGTTCATTCTTTGTAGAGGTGAACTTCTCCGTAAAAATCAATACACAAAAGAAAAAACAGCAGTGTTTTCTCTTACTCTTCTCACAATGGCCTTCTATTGTTGTTTTATGCTGTCTGGAATTTAGCTATTTGTGCTTCTGCAAATTACGACAAATTAGTAGGAGAAGGTACGAGTTTGTCAAACAATGTCCGACATATGTGTAGTTTTTCTACAGACCGATAAGAATGCACCCCTTGGTATACAGAGAGCTATGGTCAACATTATGATATACAGACATACATGGTGTCTGTGCAATGTACAGTTATGAAGGCTCAAATGCTCACCTTAGCGCTCAGAGTCTTTTAATAGTTTTGGCGCTTTTGCTGTTCGTCAGGTATGACGAGTCCTCTGTAGCAACCATTACTTCTGCTGGAAAGTTGGCACTTTCCCCTGAAACGAAATGTGCATGGATATATCAGAAATCCTTAATCCCAAATGTCCCCATTGCCAGGAACAGGAAGAACTCTGAGCTctctaatataatatataatatagccTAATTACCTCCCATCGTCCCACTGTGCTGCTGCAGCTGGCTGGTGAAGAAGCGTTCTCTcctggacacctgctcgtcccaGGCCTCCAGGATGCGCCGGTGCTCCGGGGGCTCCAGGCTCAGGGTGTCCGGGTGGGCCTCGTCGATGTGGGCCCTCACCCCCTCCAGGCTGTGGGAGTACTGGAGCTCCCCGCACACCATACACACCAGCAGCTGGTTCAGCGGGTCGTAGTCCATGAGGTAGCGATTCCTCCATACAGCATCCGAGATGGCGCCGTCGTAGTTTCCGCCATGATCGTCGTCTAGGAAAAGCAGCTCTGATTCGTCTAGAGGAAAGATAGTGGTATTGTGAGACATGGAACTTTAGGATTTTGGGCACTGGTCAGTCGGCCCAGCGGACTGTAATTTCTACTAGTCCATGATGACTTTCTACTAGCCAGGGGTCCAAAATATTTGTACAAATATTTGGCCTAGTTAGCCACATTTTCTACTAAGGCAACAAGGTTACTCTAAGAAAGGCCTATAGCTGTAGCTAGATTTAGGCTTAATAGATCTAGAAGTATCAAATGCATTACCTTCTAAAGGTTCCGTATGGCCAAAGTCAGGAAAGTAGCCCATGTCTGTCTCTGTGGAAGTACTATGGAAAAAAGGACATCACAGTTATGgttactactaacacacaccttGGGATAACAGACGTCAGAGAGAAGTCTGAAAACTGGTCTCTCACCTTAGAAGTAGTTCAGAGTCCTCTGAGGTGTTGAACCACCGGTCAGGATCCTGTTCCTTTggttgaggaaaaaaaacaaaataGTTATGGAAATGAACTGACCAAGAGGAATGAAAGTTACCCAAGGCTGAATCCTCATCCCTTGGTATCAATGCATGATTTACGCAAAGTTACGGTTCAGTCAATGgttaaacatacagtgagggaaaatagtatttgatcccctgctgattttgtacgtttgcccactgacaaagacatgatcagtctataattttaatggtaggtttatttgaacagtgagagacagaataacaacaaaaaatccagataaatgcatgtcaaaaatgttataaaattgatttgcattttaatgagggaaataagtatttgacccctctgcaaaacatgacttagtacttggtggcaaaacccttgttggcaatcacagaggtcagacgtttcttgtagtaggccaccaggtttgcacacatctcaggagggattttgttccactcctctttgcagatcttctccaagtcattaaggtttcgaggctgacgtttggcaactcactcgaaccttcagctccctccacagattttctatgggattaaggtctgaagactggctaggccactccaggaccttaatgtacttcttcttgagccactcctttgttgccttggctgtgtgttttgggtcattgtcatgctggaatacccatccacgacccattttcaatgccctggctgagggaaggaggttctcacccaagatttgacggtacctggccctgtccatcatccctttgaagcggtgaagttgtcctgtcctcttagcagaaaaacacccccaaagcataacgtttccacctccatgtttgatggtggggatcgtgttcttggggtcataggcagcattcctcctcctccaaacacggcgagttgagttgatgccaaagagctccattttggtctcatctgaccacaacactttcacccagttctcctctgaatcattcatatgttcattggcaaacttcagacgggcctgtatatgtgctttcttgagcagggggaccttgcgggcgctgcaggatttcagtccttcacggcgtagtgtgttaccaattgttttcttggtgactatggtcccagctgccttgagatcattgacaagatcctcccgtgtagttctgggctgattcctcactgttctcatgatcattgcaactccacgaggtgagatcttgcatggagccccaggccgagggagattgacagttattttgtgtttcttccatttgcgaataatcgcaccaactgttgtcaccttctcaccaagctgcttggcgatggtcttgtagcccattccagccttgtgtaggtctacaatcttgtccctgacatccttggagagctctttggtcttggccatggtggagagtttggaatttgattgactgattgcttctgtggacaggtgtcttttatacaggtaacaaactgagattaggagcactccctttaagagtgtgctcctaatctcagctcgttacctgtataaaagacacctgggagccagaaatctttctgattgagagggggtcaaatacttatttccctcattaaaatgcaaatcaatgtataacattttttacatgcgttcttctggatttttttgttgttattctgtctctcactgttcaaataaacctaccattacaattatagactgatcatttctttgtcagtgggcaaacatacaaaatcagtaggggatcaaatacttttttccctcactgtacagttctGACTTATTACAATATTATATGGCCTTTTCTTTGAAACATTCACCATTGAAAACGTTACCTGAGTCTCCATCTCCTCAAGTAGGTGTTGAGGATGATGAGCGTTGGGGAGGATGGGATGCCAGTTGACCGAGGGCCTCTTTTCCGTCAACTCCCCATCTCTCATTGCTTTCCTGGCTCGCTGCTCCTTCTTCTTCACCCTCCAGTACTCCCTCTTCTTTCTCAGAGTCTCCTCTTCCGACTCCCCCGGCACTGGCTTGGGCGGACCCATGGGGCTTATGTAGATGGGGCTTTTGGTGAGCCCCTGCATTGTAGGCGATCGTACATTATGTACATTCCCACTTTGAGAAATCTGAGCACCATGACATTTGAAAGGAGTCTGTGTTGGGGTGAAAGAGGATGTTTGACTGGGAGGCTGAATTGGTAAGAGCTTGATGCTAGTCAAAGGGTTGGGTGGAGGTGTCAGAGTAGCGATAGGTGAGGTATCGGTGTCCAAGGTTTCCTGCACTCGCAGTCTCCATTTTAGAATGCGGGGCGAGTCAGTGCTGGATCCTGGGGCCGCTTCCTGTTGGTTCTCCACCAATAGCAGCCCGTCTTTCTTCCCCTCACCCAACGGGGGGACAGTGACACCGCTTCCTATAGGGAGAGACACGGTACTAAAGCTATGAGATGTCTGTGGGGACTCTGTGTGACCAATGGGTGAATTGGAGATACTGGTACAGTTGACAGGAGGGTTGAGCTGTGTTGTATCATATGACTGTTCCATGTTGGAGGTGGTGGGGTCTACAACCAGAAGTGTAGGGATGTTGGTGACCGTGCTGAGGCTAGCCTGGGGTCCAGAAGCAGGGGGAGATATAGGCTGGAGAAAGGGGGAGGACTGCAGTTTGAGCAATGGTGCTGTGTGTAGACCGAAGCTTCCGCTCCTCTGCACTGGCCTCTGGGTCTTCACAATAAGGAGATTCGAAACCTGAAAGACAACAACACAATCGATGCATACGTTTACAATAGTTTTATGTCACAATATACAGTATCATTTATAACCGGGGTTATTTGAtctatttgtttatttttacaaaaATGTACTTGTTTATATGTTTGTCCAGTTCTCAGAATACATACATCTACCCCTCTTCCTCTATTTgtcaaatacactgaacaaaaacataaacgcaacatgtaaagtgtcggtcccatatttcatgagctgaaatataagatcccagaaatgttctctaaaattttgtgcacaaatttgtttacatccttgttagtgagcatttatcctttgccaagataatccatccacctgacaggtgtggcatatcaacaagctgattaaacagcatcatcattacacaggtacaccttgtgctggggacaataaaagacccctctaaaatgtgcagtttaatcacacaacgccacagatgtctcaagttgagggagcacgCATTTCGCATGCTGACTGCataaatgtccaccagagctgttgccagagaatttaatgttcatttctctaccacaagctgcctccaatgtttcagagaatttgtcagtatgtccaactggcctcacaaccacagaccacgtgtatggcgtcatgtgggtgagcggtttgctgatgtcaacattatgAACAGAGTTTTCCATGGTggcgtggggttatggtatgggcaggcataagctacagacaatgaacacaattgcattttattgttggcaatttgaatgcctagagataccgtgatgagatcctgaggtccattgtcgtgccatttatccgctgccatcacctcgtgtttcagcatgataatgcacggccccatgtcgcaaggatctgtataaaattcctggaagctgaaaatgtcccagttcttccatggcctgcatactcagacatgtcacccattgagcatgtttgggatgctctggatcgacgtgtacaacagcgtgttccaattcccgccaatatccagcaacttcacacagccattgaagaggagtgggacaacattccacaatcaacagcctgatcaattaTATGCGAAGGCGATGTCGCGCTgcttgaggcaaatggtggtcacaccagatactgactggttttctgatccacgcccctacctctCTTTTTAAAAGGtgcagttgaagtctgaagtttacatacaccttagccaaatacatttaaactcagttttcacaattcctgacatttaatcctagtaaaaatgtcctgtcttaggtcagttagaatcaccactttattttaagaatgtgaaatgtcagaataatagtagagagaatgatttatttcagcttttatttatttcatcacattcccagtggttcagaagtttacatacactcaattagtatttggtagcattgcctttaaaaaaaattgtgtagccttccacaagcttcccacaataagttgggtgaattttggcccattcctcctgacagagctggtgtaactgagtcaggtttgtaggcctccttgctcgcacacgctttttctgttctgcccacaaatgttctataggattgaggtcagggctttgtgatggctactccaataccttgactttgttgtccttaagccattttgccacaactttggaagtatgcttggggtcattgtccatttggaagacccatttgcgaccaagctttaacttcctgactgatgtcttgagatgttgcttcaatatatccacaattttccttcctcatgatgccatctattttgtgaagtgcaccagtccctcctgcagaaaagcacccccacagcatgatgctgccaacctcGTGCTTCACGATTTGGATtgttttcttcggcttgcaagaccctttttcttccaaacataacgatggtcattatgggcaaacagttctatttgtgtttcatcagaccagaggacatttctccaaaaagtacgatctttgtccccatgtgcagttgcaaaccgtagtctggcttttttttctctaggagacagaacgcgtctccttcctgagcggtatgacggctgcgtggtcccatgaggtttatacttgcgtactattgtttgtacagatgaacgtggtaccttcaggcgtttggaaattgctcccaaggatgaaccagacaggtctataatttttttccccatgatgtcaagcaaagaggcactgattttgaaggtaggccttgaaatacatccacaggtacacctccaattgactcaaatgatgtcaattaacctatcagaatcttctaaagccatgacatcattttatagaattttccaagctgtttaaaggcagtcaacttagtgtatgtaaacttctgacccaatggaattatgatacagtgaattataagtgaaataatctgtctgtaaacaattgttgaaagaattacttgtgtcatgcacaaagtagatgtcctaaccgacttgccaaaactatagtttgttaacaagacatttgtggagtggttgaaaaatgagtttaatgactccaacctaagtgtatgtaaacttccgacttcaactgtatctgtgaccaacagatgcatatctgtatacccagtcatgtgaaatccatagattaggtcctaatgaatttatttcaattgactgatttccttatatgaactgtaactcagtaaaatcttcgaaattgttgtgtttatatttttgttcagtataggttCATGGTATTTCAGTTGGACTTGACAGTGGCCCTGACCAGAGGACACAACTGTACAGTATGTTCTGTAAGTACCTAAAACGCTTTGCGAACTACATATCAGTTCCACACTCCAAATGACATAACCAAAAAACATACTTTTACCTcaaatttcattgaaatgataaGTATAGGCCTACCATTGTGAATGACAAAATCTGCAGTGATGAAATGTAATATCAAGATTACAAAAGACATCCACCCACCTTTGCTGCTTTGAGGGCCAGTCGTCTGCCGTAGTCCCCCCGTCTCAGCCCCcctcctccctgcctggctgTCCTAGCTCTCTGCTGCCTCTTCATCATCCTCCAGTATTCCCTCTTCTTCTCCAGAGTCACACTCTGGCCTGTCACCGCTGGGGCGTGCTGATGTTGCTGATGCTGTTGTTGATTTTGAAGTtgttgattttgttgttgttgttgttgttgttgttgtagcagcAGCTTCGGGGGTTCTGGGGAGCAGCAGTGGTGGTGTCCTGCTTTTTTGGAACGCAGCCTCTGGGCTCTGCGAGGGAGGTGTGGTCCCCTGGAAGCCGCCATGTGGGTccaggagtgtgtgggtgtgtgagtggggggttcggagggagggagagctgggaaaTACAGTGTTTCAGTGCAAGGACTTGACAGGGGAGAGTCCTTAGGATGAGGGCTCAATGGACGAATGGTTACCTGGCAGGATGGCAGGGTATCAGCATCCACCTGCCACCCTTTGACCTCCAACGATAGGTCACCAGACAGGGAGACCTTCTCATCTCCCAGGGTGAGCAGAGGTAGATTTGGCTTGACCTCCATCCGGACGGCAGCATCCTTGTAGGAACAGGTCTGAGGGTCACTTTTACAAGGCAGCTGTTCTGTAATACAGTCTGGCTGTTCAGTAATACAGTCTGGCTGTTCCATTTTACAGTCAGCCACAGTGCTGAGCGATTCCTCCAGGAGCTTCTTCATAGAGGCCACCACCAGGAGAGTGGTGGCCTGGCTGTCAGCACTCAAGGCTGGGTCTGGCGGCTCGGTCTGTGGTGGCTCTGGAGGTGGTGGTGAACACCGGGACGGTTTGATATCAACACAGAGGGGTTGTTCCAGTGGAGGACATGGAGCGTCTGTTGATCCTCTCCCTTGTTTGATTTGGTTTCCCTGTGGAGGCGTGGACACACTGGTGTTTGAGAGAGGCTTGATAGTCTGTGTGTTGTTGACAGAGGTGTTGACATTGGGAATGGGGACGGCTAATCGTGCTAATTTTTGGTTCCGCCTCTTCTGTGAGGTAGTCTTTCCCCTAGCTTGAACACCTTGCCTTAGGCGGGTGGCACGGGCTGCCCTCTGCTCTCGTTTTTTTACCCTCCAGTACTCCCTCTTCTTAGCCATCTTTTCCTCCTCTGTTAGCTTTGGGTCCAAGTTTAGCACTGCTGATGCTGTAGAAGCTTTGACAGCCATCTGCATGACGCAGC contains:
- the LOC121571103 gene encoding uncharacterized protein LOC121571103, whose protein sequence is MPTTKGTGGADSPRGQRYRPASEFDDATLAQKREYWKTKKREQRAKLSEVKKAKATNRGSNSLGRNAVHKTLTSMALNSSASCSMAGSAPPLLNSDGSYQTNVGGAPVVLLKGKGSAVFHHQNHSVGEGDQNSSSANQKERWFQRIKLDKVLPQFPASSSGPGKGAMVCKMAVKSSPKGGTVIGTVTPAKHNGVLLNSGSSVPLVKVTVRPSGSAPRQPPSGMTILNGSTPVVSTQKHLATQSVSRPDALTETQITVRVQPGPLTANITTGLTVTNQSAPALIHKPEGRPIGMKVTQLGGKNSDLVTAQGVRSINDTSAPLETEEEKAAMRRENWRIKKREQRAKQAGRLTKARERITNMEVSLQKAGLLTNVVIERPPSALSGQGQRPCVNRVRVPFISAGRLLKNARAVASVVVKRESEDSVLAKLTAVNTNQQTVQLKVENPQEAEATMQTGMASNVIGYKPAGEPSRRLPGPGQFANTSRGMVRCRTPRQRFIETQRNYLGQRNMRKSPCHATAFKTRNALREDPTETPEQRVARKREYWRVKKREQRAKLSVEVRAKMKERDALMRRVNRYQSILEDMRKARAAGSNTLPQPTGSRPTHTSASETIGGFIKEDGTLTNTIPQIDLITEAKETGGEISFSGGIPVNNSFTNTNTHRQHQLLPKPTGDTSSNMVHQIRVNPPPPLIRPAQVNVSGSPIGLSITKPPRLVSVRPRTEFRSTPKNLLNPQTVVQPQSHITLTRPQNTFPGLPTAIPKPASCVMQMAVKASTASAVLNLDPKLTEEEKMAKKREYWRVKKREQRAARATRLRQGVQARGKTTSQKRRNQKLARLAVPIPNVNTSVNNTQTIKPLSNTSVSTPPQGNQIKQGRGSTDAPCPPLEQPLCVDIKPSRCSPPPPEPPQTEPPDPALSADSQATTLLVVASMKKLLEESLSTVADCKMEQPDCITEQPDCITEQLPCKSDPQTCSYKDAAVRMEVKPNLPLLTLGDEKVSLSGDLSLEVKGWQVDADTLPSCQVTIRPLSPHPKDSPLSSPCTETLYFPALPPSEPPTHTPTHSWTHMAASRGPHLPRRAQRLRSKKAGHHHCCSPEPPKLLLQQQQQQQQQNQQLQNQQQHQQHQHAPAVTGQSVTLEKKREYWRMMKRQQRARTARQGGGGLRRGDYGRRLALKAAKVSNLLIVKTQRPVQRSGSFGLHTAPLLKLQSSPFLQPISPPASGPQASLSTVTNIPTLLVVDPTTSNMEQSYDTTQLNPPVNCTSISNSPIGHTESPQTSHSFSTVSLPIGSGVTVPPLGEGKKDGLLLVENQQEAAPGSSTDSPRILKWRLRVQETLDTDTSPIATLTPPPNPLTSIKLLPIQPPSQTSSFTPTQTPFKCHGAQISQSGNVHNVRSPTMQGLTKSPIYISPMGPPKPVPGESEEETLRKKREYWRVKKKEQRARKAMRDGELTEKRPSVNWHPILPNAHHPQHLLEEMETQEQDPDRWFNTSEDSELLLSTSTETDMGYFPDFGHTEPLEDESELLFLDDDHGGNYDGAISDAVWRNRYLMDYDPLNQLLVCMVCGELQYSHSLEGVRAHIDEAHPDTLSLEPPEHRRILEAWDEQVSRRERFFTSQLQQHSGTMGGESANFPAEVMVATEDSSYLTNSKSAKTIKRL